Proteins from a genomic interval of Eulemur rufifrons isolate Redbay chromosome 10, OSU_ERuf_1, whole genome shotgun sequence:
- the SPDL1 gene encoding protein Spindly isoform X1 — translation MEADIVTNLRRKLKEAEEERLKAAQYGLQLVESQNELQNQLDKCHNEMMTMTENYEQEKYTLQREVELKSRMLESLSCECEAIKQQQKIDLEKLEEQLNRSHRQEVNELKDKIEKLKVELDEARLSEKQLKHQVDHQKELLSCKSEELRTMSERVHESMSSEMLALQIELTETESMKAALKEEVNELQYRQEQLEYLNTNLMRQVDRLKEEKEEREKEAVSYCNALEKARVASQDLQVQLEQALQRDLDPNSKGNSLFAEVEDRRAAMERQFISMKVKYQSLKKQNVFNREQMQRMKLQIATLLQMKGSQTEFEQQERLLAMLEQKNGEIKHLLGEIRNLEKFKNLYENMDSKPSASSGALEDNTYYTDLLQIKLDNLNKENESTKGELSIQRMKALFESQRALDIERKLFENERCLQLSESENMKLRAKLDELKLKYEPEETTEVPVLKKRREVLPVDVTTSKGGCASNSAVAEVDGLLLQKEEAQSCPNNLENNNLQLEKPISINTPLVNLLPHKNLPMDTPLRKAKKCVKLIGVPADSEALNERSGNTRNSPRSVSSFLQGNQQTSPSLLSSCMNCAIYFFVYFLSIACSVIPQFHLPAFNFSKTFRKTKMIARGKDS, via the exons ATGGAGGCAGATATAGTTACAAATCTTCGACGCAAGCTCAAAGAGGCTGAAGAAGAGCGACTAAAAGCTGCACAGTATGGTTTGCAACTAGTGGAGAGCCAAAATGAACTGCAGAATCAATTGGATAAATGTCATAATGAAATGATGACCATGACTGAG AATtatgaacaagaaaaatatactcTTCAGAGAGAAGTAGAACTCAAGAGTCGAATGTTGGAAAGTTTGAGCTGTGAATGTGAAGctattaaacaacaacaaaaaatagaccTGGAGAAATTAGAAGAACAACTAAACAGAAGCCATCGACAGGAAGTGAATGAACTAAAAGATAAG atAGAAAAACTAAAAGTGGAATTAGATGAAGCTAGGCTTAGTGAAAAGCAGCTGAAGCACCAAGTAGATCATCAAAAGGAACTCCTGTCATGTAAATCAGAGGAACTACGGACAATGTCTGAGCGTGTTCACGAAAGCATGTCTTCTGAGATGCTGGCGCTTCAGATTGAATTGACAGAAACGGAGAGTATGAAG GCCGCCCTCAAAGAAGAAGTGAATGAACTACAGTACAGACAAGAACAGCTAGAATATCTGAATACTAACTTAATGCGCCAGGTGGACCggctcaaagaagaaaaagaagagcgaGAAAAAGAAGCAGTTTCTTACTGTAATGCCCTGGAG aAAGCTCGTGTAGCAAGTCAAGATCTTCAGGTGCAGTTGGAGCAGGCACTCCAGCGAGACTTGGATCCCAATAGTAAAGGCAACTCTTTGTTTGCAGAG GTGGAAGATCGAAGGGCCGCAATGGAACGTCAGTTTATCAGTATGAAAGTCAAGTATCAGTCACTAAAGAAGCAGAATGTATTTAATAGAGAACAGATGCAAAGAATGAAG TTACAAATCGCCACATTGCTACAAATGAAAGGGTCTCAGACTGAATTTGAGCAGCAAGAACGGTTGCTTGCCATGTTGGAGCAGAAGAATGGTGAAATAAAACATCTTTTAGGAGAAATTAGAAATCTGGAGAAATTTAAG aatttatatgaaaatatggaTTCTAAGCCTTCAGCCAGCTCTGGTGCTCTGGAAGATAACACCTATTATACAGATTTACTTCAGATAAAACTTGATAACTTAAA caaagaaaatgaaagcactaAAGGTGAATTGTCTATACAGCGAATGAAAGCATTATTTGAGAGCCAACGGGCTCTGGATATTGAACgaaaactttttgaaaatgaaagatgCCTCCAGCTTTCAGAAAGTGAAAATATGAAACTGAGAGCTAAACTAGATGAATTAAAACTGAAGTATGAACCTGAAG AGACAACTGAAGTACCTGTACTCAAAAAGAGGCGTGAGGTGCTGCCTGTGGATGTAACCACCTCTAAAGGTGGATGTGCCAGCAACAGTGCTGTCGCAGAAGTTGATGGATTACTGCTTCAGAAAGAGGAGGCACAGTCCTGTCCtaacaatttagaaaataacaaCTTGCAGTTAGAAAAACCGATTTCTATAAACACACCACTAGTCAATCTCCTTCCTCACAAAAATCTGCCCATGGATACGCCACTAAGGAAGGCGAAGAAATGTGTGAAACTCATAGGAGTTCCAGCTGACTCTGAAGCCTTAAATGAAAGAAGTGGAAACACCCGCAACTCTCCCAGGTCAGTGTCCTCTTTTCTGCAAGGCAACCAGCAGACCTCTCCGTCTCTCCTCTCTAGCTGCATGAACTGTGCTAtctatttctttgtctattttcttaGTATAGCATGCAGTGTAATCCCCCAGTTTCATCTGCCTGCCTTTAACTTTTCCAAAACTTTCAGAAAGACTAAAATGATTGCAAGGGGAAAGGACTCTTGA
- the SPDL1 gene encoding protein Spindly isoform X2 has translation MEADIVTNLRRKLKEAEEERLKAAQYGLQLVESQNELQNQLDKCHNEMMTMTENYEQEKYTLQREVELKSRMLESLSCECEAIKQQQKIDLEKLEEQLNRSHRQEVNELKDKIEKLKVELDEARLSEKQLKHQVDHQKELLSCKSEELRTMSERVHESMSSEMLALQIELTETESMKAALKEEVNELQYRQEQLEYLNTNLMRQVDRLKEEKEEREKEAVSYCNALEKARVASQDLQVQLEQALQRDLDPNSKGNSLFAEVEDRRAAMERQFISMKVKYQSLKKQNVFNREQMQRMKLQIATLLQMKGSQTEFEQQERLLAMLEQKNGEIKHLLGEIRNLEKFKNLYENMDSKPSASSGALEDNTYYTDLLQIKLDNLNKENESTKGELSIQRMKALFESQRALDIERKLFENERCLQLSESENMKLRAKLDELKLKYEPEETTEVPVLKKRREVLPVDVTTSKGGCASNSAVAEVDGLLLQKEEAQSCPNNLENNNLQLEKPISINTPLVNLLPHKNLPMDTPLRKAKKCVKLIGVPADSEALNERSGNTRNSPRLAAESKRQTEVKEGKETASKLEKEICKKSHPILYVSSKSTPETQCPQQ, from the exons ATGGAGGCAGATATAGTTACAAATCTTCGACGCAAGCTCAAAGAGGCTGAAGAAGAGCGACTAAAAGCTGCACAGTATGGTTTGCAACTAGTGGAGAGCCAAAATGAACTGCAGAATCAATTGGATAAATGTCATAATGAAATGATGACCATGACTGAG AATtatgaacaagaaaaatatactcTTCAGAGAGAAGTAGAACTCAAGAGTCGAATGTTGGAAAGTTTGAGCTGTGAATGTGAAGctattaaacaacaacaaaaaatagaccTGGAGAAATTAGAAGAACAACTAAACAGAAGCCATCGACAGGAAGTGAATGAACTAAAAGATAAG atAGAAAAACTAAAAGTGGAATTAGATGAAGCTAGGCTTAGTGAAAAGCAGCTGAAGCACCAAGTAGATCATCAAAAGGAACTCCTGTCATGTAAATCAGAGGAACTACGGACAATGTCTGAGCGTGTTCACGAAAGCATGTCTTCTGAGATGCTGGCGCTTCAGATTGAATTGACAGAAACGGAGAGTATGAAG GCCGCCCTCAAAGAAGAAGTGAATGAACTACAGTACAGACAAGAACAGCTAGAATATCTGAATACTAACTTAATGCGCCAGGTGGACCggctcaaagaagaaaaagaagagcgaGAAAAAGAAGCAGTTTCTTACTGTAATGCCCTGGAG aAAGCTCGTGTAGCAAGTCAAGATCTTCAGGTGCAGTTGGAGCAGGCACTCCAGCGAGACTTGGATCCCAATAGTAAAGGCAACTCTTTGTTTGCAGAG GTGGAAGATCGAAGGGCCGCAATGGAACGTCAGTTTATCAGTATGAAAGTCAAGTATCAGTCACTAAAGAAGCAGAATGTATTTAATAGAGAACAGATGCAAAGAATGAAG TTACAAATCGCCACATTGCTACAAATGAAAGGGTCTCAGACTGAATTTGAGCAGCAAGAACGGTTGCTTGCCATGTTGGAGCAGAAGAATGGTGAAATAAAACATCTTTTAGGAGAAATTAGAAATCTGGAGAAATTTAAG aatttatatgaaaatatggaTTCTAAGCCTTCAGCCAGCTCTGGTGCTCTGGAAGATAACACCTATTATACAGATTTACTTCAGATAAAACTTGATAACTTAAA caaagaaaatgaaagcactaAAGGTGAATTGTCTATACAGCGAATGAAAGCATTATTTGAGAGCCAACGGGCTCTGGATATTGAACgaaaactttttgaaaatgaaagatgCCTCCAGCTTTCAGAAAGTGAAAATATGAAACTGAGAGCTAAACTAGATGAATTAAAACTGAAGTATGAACCTGAAG AGACAACTGAAGTACCTGTACTCAAAAAGAGGCGTGAGGTGCTGCCTGTGGATGTAACCACCTCTAAAGGTGGATGTGCCAGCAACAGTGCTGTCGCAGAAGTTGATGGATTACTGCTTCAGAAAGAGGAGGCACAGTCCTGTCCtaacaatttagaaaataacaaCTTGCAGTTAGAAAAACCGATTTCTATAAACACACCACTAGTCAATCTCCTTCCTCACAAAAATCTGCCCATGGATACGCCACTAAGGAAGGCGAAGAAATGTGTGAAACTCATAGGAGTTCCAGCTGACTCTGAAGCCTTAAATGAAAGAAGTGGAAACACCCGCAACTCTCCCAG